In a genomic window of Flavobacterium sp. KACC 22761:
- a CDS encoding cystathionine gamma-synthase translates to MKFNTKVIHGGQHHDPSTGAVMPPVYQTSTFIQTSPGKPLADYEYSRASNPTRTALENALASIENGTRGLAFSSGLAATDCVLRSFKAGDEIIAMDDLYGGTYRMFSRIYKDSGIKFHFVDMTDIEKLKSLINENTKLIWVETPTNPLMKLADIEEVAKITKANNILFAVDNTFATPYLQKPLDLGADIVMHSATKYLGGHSDVIAGALIVKDEALGDQLHFQQFATGATLGPMDSFLVLRGIKTLALRVQRHCENGEKVVDFLSNHPKIDTVYYPGLANHPFHEIAKKQMKAFGGMVSFTFKSGKKEDSIAFLEKLKVFTLAESLGGVESLANHPALMTHASIPADKRAEVGITDDLVRLSVGIEDATDLIADLEQALS, encoded by the coding sequence ATGAAATTCAATACTAAAGTAATACATGGTGGTCAGCATCATGATCCAAGTACAGGAGCAGTTATGCCTCCAGTGTATCAAACTTCAACTTTTATTCAGACAAGTCCAGGGAAACCTTTGGCAGATTATGAGTATAGCCGTGCGTCGAATCCAACTCGTACAGCTTTAGAAAATGCTTTGGCAAGTATTGAAAATGGTACGCGTGGATTGGCTTTTTCGTCTGGATTAGCAGCGACGGATTGTGTTTTAAGATCTTTTAAAGCCGGTGACGAAATCATCGCAATGGATGATTTATATGGAGGAACATACAGAATGTTTTCTCGAATTTATAAAGATTCAGGAATTAAGTTTCATTTTGTAGATATGACTGATATCGAAAAATTGAAATCATTAATCAATGAAAATACAAAATTGATTTGGGTTGAAACGCCAACAAACCCATTGATGAAATTGGCCGATATTGAAGAAGTAGCCAAAATCACAAAAGCAAACAATATTTTATTTGCAGTAGATAATACGTTTGCAACACCATATTTGCAGAAACCGTTGGATTTAGGAGCAGATATCGTAATGCACTCTGCAACAAAATATTTAGGAGGACATTCTGATGTTATTGCCGGTGCTTTAATTGTAAAAGATGAGGCTTTAGGTGATCAATTGCATTTTCAACAATTTGCAACTGGTGCGACCTTAGGGCCAATGGATAGTTTTTTAGTTTTAAGAGGAATTAAAACACTTGCGTTACGAGTTCAAAGACATTGTGAAAATGGGGAAAAAGTGGTGGACTTTTTAAGCAACCATCCAAAAATAGATACAGTTTATTATCCAGGTTTGGCAAACCATCCTTTTCATGAAATTGCTAAAAAGCAAATGAAGGCTTTTGGCGGAATGGTTTCGTTTACTTTCAAATCTGGTAAAAAAGAAGATTCTATTGCGTTTTTAGAGAAATTGAAAGTATTTACTTTAGCCGAATCTTTAGGTGGAGTTGAATCTTTGGCAAATCATCCAGCTTTGATGACGCATGCTTCTATTCCTGCTGATAAAAGAG
- a CDS encoding DUF3298 and DUF4163 domain-containing protein: protein MKHYTFLVFLFLIFTSCNKELSFDNETFEKESAIPCKSDCPKITIEVPIAKNAKITADSINKKVFSVIKEIVYFGENPAKATDYKILAQSFIDSYEEMHKKFPKETFGWEGKIIGNVEFHSDEILNIKIDHYTFTGGAHGYQGFKSLLFNPKTGKTIFTDQLFTNEKEFKAFAEKKFREKYKIPTKANINATGLMFENDKFQLPQNIFYTEEGLLLYYNSYEAASYADGPKEILFSYDEVNKYLKYH, encoded by the coding sequence ATGAAACATTATACTTTTTTAGTCTTTTTGTTTTTGATATTCACAAGTTGTAACAAAGAGCTTTCATTTGACAATGAAACATTTGAAAAAGAATCTGCTATTCCGTGCAAAAGCGATTGTCCAAAAATTACGATCGAGGTTCCAATTGCAAAAAATGCAAAAATCACCGCCGACAGCATCAATAAAAAGGTTTTTTCGGTCATAAAAGAAATCGTTTATTTTGGCGAAAATCCCGCAAAAGCAACCGATTATAAAATACTAGCTCAATCGTTTATAGACTCATATGAAGAAATGCATAAAAAATTTCCAAAAGAGACTTTTGGTTGGGAAGGAAAAATAATTGGAAATGTAGAATTTCATTCTGATGAAATTTTAAACATAAAAATTGACCATTATACTTTTACCGGAGGCGCGCACGGCTATCAAGGGTTTAAATCGTTATTGTTTAATCCTAAAACCGGAAAAACAATTTTTACAGATCAATTGTTTACCAACGAAAAAGAATTTAAGGCTTTCGCCGAAAAAAAATTCCGAGAGAAATATAAAATTCCCACAAAAGCCAATATCAATGCGACAGGATTAATGTTTGAAAACGACAAATTTCAATTGCCTCAGAATATATTTTATACCGAAGAAGGCCTGCTTTTATATTACAATTCATACGAAGCCGCATCCTATGCCGATGGTCCGAAAGAGATTCTTTTTTCATACGATGAAGTCAATAAATATTTGAAATATCATTAA
- a CDS encoding ATP-binding protein encodes MINKRLLIKNLLAHNDESSFYDKKRQLNLHSREGKGKFLKHICALSNSNPNNNSYIVVGVEDQDNEIVGDDFFDDSRIQNLVNAFLENPPKIQYENVPFPNLPKDKVIGLVTIKPKSKISYFKKGIHTILANSIFIRRGSNSTPLEEHEEVEKNYQNTETVIGIENSSRNSIQYTLDGVIDFMNFRHKDMSPKYHVFKELFVICWAGVAKKSRDKTFLSRVDIELINEQIKLFYSALDVVTIEYNDDTFTITEYVPLGLNDKTSFYPLEKQTIHFFDNGYYKIDREMLFQPPEFNRKMLYHIYNSNIALLQKLQKGFALSSRELADLENLPSTFMICYLNGFDEAKQKLIDSKLLLKPFPAVYLSFKEALRVLRKMKYDVQ; translated from the coding sequence ATGATCAACAAGCGCCTTTTGATAAAGAATCTCCTTGCTCATAATGATGAGAGCAGTTTTTATGATAAAAAAAGGCAGTTGAATCTTCATTCGCGAGAAGGCAAAGGGAAGTTTTTAAAACATATTTGTGCATTATCCAACTCCAATCCAAATAATAATTCTTATATCGTGGTTGGGGTAGAAGATCAAGACAATGAAATTGTTGGCGACGATTTTTTTGATGACAGCCGAATTCAAAATCTGGTCAATGCTTTTTTAGAAAATCCACCGAAAATTCAATACGAAAACGTCCCTTTTCCAAATCTTCCAAAAGACAAAGTAATCGGTCTGGTTACCATAAAACCTAAAAGCAAAATTTCTTATTTTAAAAAAGGCATTCACACTATTCTTGCGAATAGCATTTTTATAAGGCGTGGTAGCAATTCTACTCCTTTGGAAGAGCACGAGGAAGTCGAGAAAAATTATCAAAATACCGAAACGGTAATTGGAATTGAAAATAGTTCTCGAAACAGCATTCAATATACTTTAGACGGCGTGATCGATTTTATGAATTTCAGGCACAAAGATATGTCGCCGAAATATCACGTTTTTAAAGAATTGTTTGTGATTTGTTGGGCTGGAGTTGCAAAAAAATCTCGAGATAAAACGTTTCTTTCTAGAGTCGATATCGAATTGATCAATGAGCAGATCAAGCTATTTTATTCGGCGCTAGATGTTGTCACTATCGAATACAATGACGATACTTTTACCATTACAGAATATGTTCCGTTGGGATTAAACGACAAAACAAGCTTTTATCCTTTGGAAAAACAAACTATACATTTTTTTGATAATGGATATTATAAGATTGATCGTGAAATGCTTTTTCAGCCTCCGGAATTCAATCGAAAAATGCTTTATCATATTTACAATTCAAATATAGCATTGCTTCAAAAACTGCAAAAAGGATTTGCGTTGTCTTCACGAGAATTAGCAGATCTCGAAAATCTTCCATCAACTTTTATGATTTGTTATTTGAATGGTTTTGACGAAGCCAAGCAAAAATTAATCGATTCAAAATTATTGCTAAAGCCGTTTCCAGCTGTTTATTTGTCCTTTAAAGAAGCGCTCCGAGTTTTGAGAAAGATGAAATATGATGTGCAGTAA
- a CDS encoding SDR family NAD(P)-dependent oxidoreductase: MKKTALITGATSGIGKATAQILAKNNYKVILCGRRKERLEELEKELSVFTEVHSLSFDVRDKDAVFSEINSLPADFSAIDVLINNAGNAHGLDPIQNGDVDDWDAMIDINVKGLLYVSKAIIPQMIERKSGHIINIGSIAGKEVYPNGNVYCASKHAVDAINNGMRMDLNPYGIRVGAIHPGMVETEFSEVRFKGDADRASNVYKGLDALQAEDIADIIHFVISRKYHVNIADLIVYPTAQASATIVKKNI, translated from the coding sequence ATGAAAAAAACAGCCCTAATAACTGGAGCAACAAGCGGAATAGGAAAAGCAACCGCGCAAATATTGGCAAAAAACAATTATAAAGTTATTCTTTGCGGCAGACGTAAAGAGCGTTTAGAAGAATTAGAAAAAGAACTTTCTGTTTTTACAGAAGTACATTCTTTGTCTTTTGATGTGCGTGATAAAGATGCTGTTTTCTCAGAAATTAATTCTTTACCAGCTGATTTTTCTGCTATTGATGTATTGATCAACAATGCGGGAAATGCACATGGTTTGGATCCAATTCAGAATGGAGATGTTGATGATTGGGATGCCATGATCGATATTAATGTAAAAGGTCTTTTGTACGTTTCAAAAGCTATAATTCCGCAAATGATTGAAAGAAAATCGGGCCACATTATCAATATTGGTTCCATTGCAGGAAAAGAAGTATATCCGAACGGAAATGTGTATTGCGCTTCAAAACATGCCGTTGATGCGATCAATAACGGAATGCGAATGGATTTGAATCCGTACGGAATTCGAGTTGGCGCAATTCATCCAGGAATGGTAGAAACCGAGTTTAGCGAAGTGCGTTTTAAAGGTGATGCTGACAGAGCTTCAAATGTGTACAAAGGTTTAGATGCGCTTCAAGCAGAAGATATTGCCGACATTATTCATTTTGTGATTTCGAGAAAATATCATGTAAATATTGCCGATTTGATTGTTTATCCAACAGCACAAGCCTCGGCGACAATTGTTAAGAAAAATATTTGA
- a CDS encoding DUF4382 domain-containing protein, which yields MKKVNLKLRIFLLASLSCLLITSCNSTDSDDSSQTSKVSVRMTDAPGDYDQVNVEVLDVKIKSNSETSEDGWVSIGNIKPGIYNLLDLTGGVNVLLADNEVPSGYLGQIRLILGEHNTVVKDGATYPLKTPSAQQSGLKLKVNQTLTAGATYDFLLDFDVEHSVVVEAGNSGNFNLHPVIRVSTNATSGIIKGIVTPFTFQSLVSVQVGDTTVSAYTNESGVFQLNGIPAGTYSVTITPDASSQLPALVVPNVVVVNGQITNMNTLILK from the coding sequence ATGAAAAAAGTAAACCTCAAATTACGAATTTTTCTTCTGGCCTCATTGTCATGTTTGTTAATAACAAGCTGTAATAGTACTGATAGTGATGACAGTTCACAAACTTCAAAAGTAAGTGTACGAATGACTGATGCGCCTGGTGATTACGATCAAGTGAACGTCGAAGTTTTGGACGTTAAAATTAAAAGCAATTCTGAAACTAGTGAAGACGGCTGGGTTAGTATCGGAAATATTAAACCAGGAATATATAATTTATTGGATTTAACAGGTGGGGTAAATGTGCTTTTAGCAGATAACGAAGTGCCTTCTGGATATTTAGGTCAAATACGATTAATTCTTGGAGAGCATAATACTGTTGTTAAAGACGGCGCAACTTATCCTTTGAAAACACCAAGCGCCCAACAATCAGGTTTAAAATTAAAAGTTAACCAAACATTGACAGCTGGTGCAACTTATGATTTTCTATTAGATTTTGATGTAGAGCATTCTGTTGTTGTTGAAGCCGGTAATTCAGGCAACTTCAATTTGCATCCTGTAATCAGAGTTTCAACAAATGCTACATCTGGAATAATTAAAGGCATTGTAACACCTTTCACTTTCCAGTCTTTAGTTTCGGTGCAGGTTGGAGATACAACTGTTTCAGCTTATACAAATGAATCAGGAGTATTTCAGCTAAATGGTATCCCAGCAGGAACTTACTCGGTAACAATTACACCAGATGCAAGTTCACAATTACCTGCTTTGGTGGTTCCTAATGTGGTCGTGGTAAATGGACAAATTACAAACATGAACACTCTAATTTTAAAATAA
- a CDS encoding aldo/keto reductase, translating to MSKTVLSPIISGTMNWGVWDKNLTTKEMENMIQVSIENKITTFDHADIYGSYTTEADFGKAFHASKIAREKLQLITKCGIQMIADKRPENKIKHYDYSKDYIIKSVETSLKNLKTDYVDVFLLHRPSPLMQADEIAEAVEKLKGEGKIIDFGLSNFTSSQTELIRQKTEVSYNQVQFSATHYEPMLDGSLDYMQTHGIRPLSWNPLGTVFREDTKKTRRLKKLFSTLLEKYHLGADTILLAWILKHPAKVIPIAGTVNVARIQALLKAVELDMDKEDWFAIWTESMGDDVP from the coding sequence ATGAGCAAAACAGTCTTATCGCCTATTATTTCAGGCACTATGAATTGGGGAGTTTGGGATAAAAACCTTACAACCAAAGAAATGGAAAACATGATACAGGTAAGTATCGAAAACAAAATTACGACTTTTGATCACGCGGATATTTACGGTTCGTATACGACCGAAGCCGATTTTGGAAAAGCCTTTCACGCAAGTAAGATTGCCCGTGAAAAATTACAATTAATTACCAAGTGCGGAATTCAGATGATTGCTGATAAACGCCCCGAAAACAAAATCAAACATTACGATTATTCTAAAGACTATATCATTAAGTCTGTAGAAACATCTTTGAAGAATTTAAAAACAGATTATGTAGATGTTTTTTTACTTCACAGACCAAGTCCGTTGATGCAGGCTGATGAAATCGCAGAAGCAGTAGAAAAGTTAAAAGGAGAAGGAAAAATTATCGATTTCGGACTTTCGAATTTTACGAGTTCTCAAACCGAATTGATTCGTCAAAAAACGGAAGTAAGCTATAATCAAGTGCAATTTTCGGCAACGCATTACGAACCAATGTTGGACGGAAGTTTAGATTATATGCAGACGCACGGAATTCGTCCGTTGTCATGGAATCCGCTTGGAACTGTTTTTAGAGAAGATACTAAGAAAACACGCCGTTTGAAAAAACTGTTTTCGACGTTATTGGAAAAATATCATTTAGGAGCAGATACGATTTTGCTCGCTTGGATTTTAAAGCATCCAGCTAAAGTAATTCCGATTGCTGGGACAGTGAATGTTGCTAGAATTCAAGCTTTATTAAAAGCAGTAGAATTGGATATGGACAAAGAAGATTGGTTCGCGATCTGGACAGAAAGTATGGGCGATGATGTGCCTTAA
- a CDS encoding AAA family ATPase: protein MEENTTTLDIRAINEKIERESAFIDLLTMEMNKVIVGQKHMVERLLIGLLGQGHILLEGVPGLAKTLAINTLSQAVQGSFSRIQFTPDLLPADVIGTMIYNIKANEFSIKKGPIFANFVLADEINRAPAKVQSALLEAMQEKQVTIGDSTFKLDRPFLVLATQNPVEQEGTYALPEAQVDRFMLKTVIDYPKIDEERFVIRQNLKGSYEKVNPVVSVDQILRAQEAVREVYMDEKIEKYILDIIFATRYPEKYKLADLKPLISFGASPRGSINLANAAKCYAFIKRRGYVIPEDVRAVVHDVLRHRVGITYEAEAENITSVDIINKIVNEIEVP from the coding sequence ATGGAAGAAAATACAACGACTTTAGACATTAGAGCGATAAATGAAAAAATTGAAAGAGAAAGTGCTTTTATAGACCTTCTTACAATGGAAATGAACAAAGTTATTGTGGGTCAGAAACATATGGTCGAGCGTCTATTGATCGGATTACTTGGACAAGGGCATATTTTATTGGAAGGAGTTCCTGGTCTGGCAAAAACTTTAGCCATCAACACGCTTTCACAAGCGGTTCAGGGTTCTTTCAGCCGTATCCAGTTTACGCCAGATTTACTGCCTGCCGATGTTATCGGAACCATGATTTACAATATTAAAGCAAACGAGTTCTCAATTAAAAAAGGACCAATTTTCGCCAATTTCGTACTTGCCGATGAGATTAACCGTGCTCCTGCAAAAGTTCAATCAGCACTTTTAGAGGCAATGCAGGAAAAACAAGTTACAATTGGTGATTCTACATTCAAATTAGATCGTCCTTTCTTGGTATTAGCAACGCAAAACCCTGTTGAGCAAGAAGGTACTTATGCACTTCCAGAAGCGCAAGTTGACCGTTTCATGCTAAAAACTGTAATTGATTATCCAAAAATCGATGAAGAGCGTTTTGTAATTCGTCAGAACTTAAAAGGAAGTTATGAAAAAGTAAATCCGGTAGTTTCTGTAGATCAAATCTTGCGTGCGCAGGAAGCAGTTCGTGAAGTGTACATGGACGAAAAAATCGAAAAATACATCTTAGATATTATTTTCGCTACACGTTACCCAGAAAAATACAAATTAGCCGATTTAAAACCGCTTATCAGTTTTGGAGCTTCTCCACGTGGAAGTATCAACTTGGCTAATGCTGCAAAATGCTACGCTTTCATCAAACGTCGTGGTTATGTAATTCCAGAAGACGTTCGTGCAGTTGTTCACGATGTTTTGCGTCACAGAGTTGGAATTACTTATGAGGCCGAAGCTGAAAACATTACTTCTGTAGACATTATCAACAAAATCGTTAACGAGATTGAAGTACCTTAA
- a CDS encoding DUF58 domain-containing protein, which yields MDTKELLKKVRKIEIKTKRLSNHIFSGEYHSSFKGRGMTFSEVRQYQYGDDIRNIDWNVTARYNEAHVKVFEEERELTMVLMVDISGSEGFGSKSQFKKDIVTEIAATMAFSATQNNDKIGLILFSDNVELYIPPKKGRSHVLRIIRELIEFEPKSHKTDISEALKFLSGTQKKKAIVFMISDFMSENYEQTLKIASKKHDLTGVRVYDIREEKIPNLGMVNMLDAETGRTILVDTGSKAVRMNYEKHYHERVNYFKETFSKSGAGVVNTRVDENYVTKLLGYFKSR from the coding sequence ATGGATACAAAAGAGCTTTTAAAAAAAGTACGGAAAATAGAAATCAAAACGAAAAGACTGAGTAATCATATCTTTTCGGGAGAATACCACTCTTCATTTAAAGGACGAGGAATGACGTTTAGCGAGGTGCGTCAATACCAATACGGAGATGATATTCGTAACATCGATTGGAACGTAACTGCACGCTACAACGAAGCTCACGTTAAAGTATTTGAAGAAGAACGCGAATTGACCATGGTTTTGATGGTGGATATTTCGGGTTCTGAAGGTTTTGGATCAAAAAGCCAATTTAAAAAAGACATCGTAACCGAAATTGCGGCAACGATGGCTTTTTCGGCTACACAAAATAACGACAAAATCGGATTGATTTTATTTTCTGATAATGTCGAATTATACATTCCGCCCAAAAAAGGCCGTTCGCACGTTTTGAGAATCATTCGAGAATTGATCGAGTTTGAACCAAAAAGTCACAAAACCGATATTTCTGAAGCTTTGAAATTTTTATCGGGAACTCAAAAAAAGAAAGCCATTGTTTTTATGATTTCAGATTTCATGTCTGAAAATTATGAGCAAACATTAAAAATTGCTTCAAAAAAACATGATTTAACGGGAGTTCGCGTTTATGACATTCGCGAAGAAAAAATTCCGAATCTTGGAATGGTAAATATGCTTGATGCTGAAACTGGAAGAACAATTTTGGTCGATACAGGTTCTAAAGCTGTCCGAATGAATTACGAGAAACATTATCATGAAAGAGTTAATTATTTCAAAGAAACTTTCAGCAAATCTGGCGCCGGTGTAGTAAATACCAGAGTCGATGAAAATTATGTTACTAAATTATTGGGCTATTTCAAATCACGTTAA
- a CDS encoding VWA domain-containing protein, whose protein sequence is MGKITFLNPEFFWLFLLIPVVIAWYFWKRNQQSATLKMSSTQGFKNSESLLTKLKPCLYVFRIIALCSLIIALARPRTVDISNQTKTTKGIDIVMAIDVSGSMLAKDLKPNRMEALKRVAADFVGERPNDRIGLVLYASEAYTKTPVTSDKAIILEAIKGIKYDTALQDGTGIGMGLATAVNRLKDSKAKSRVIILLTDGVNNAGFIEPETAADIAKQYGIKVYTIGLGTNGMAESPYAYGPNGGFLFKMQKVEIDEQLMKSIARKTDGTYFRATSNDRLAQIYNSINKLETTEIQELKFYDYDEKYRIFVALAVFLLLLEVGLRNTVYRSFI, encoded by the coding sequence ATGGGAAAAATCACTTTTTTAAATCCAGAATTCTTTTGGCTTTTCCTTCTGATTCCGGTAGTAATTGCTTGGTATTTTTGGAAACGCAACCAGCAGTCGGCGACTTTAAAAATGAGTTCGACGCAAGGTTTCAAAAACAGCGAATCGCTGTTGACGAAATTAAAGCCTTGTTTGTACGTTTTTAGAATTATAGCTTTATGTTCTTTGATTATTGCTTTGGCAAGACCTAGAACAGTAGATATCAGCAATCAAACTAAAACAACAAAAGGAATTGATATTGTAATGGCAATTGACGTTTCTGGAAGTATGTTGGCAAAAGATTTAAAGCCAAACCGTATGGAAGCTTTAAAAAGAGTTGCCGCCGACTTTGTTGGAGAAAGACCAAATGACCGAATCGGATTGGTTTTATATGCTTCTGAAGCTTATACCAAAACTCCAGTTACAAGCGATAAAGCGATTATTCTTGAAGCAATAAAAGGCATTAAGTACGATACAGCATTACAAGACGGAACTGGAATTGGAATGGGATTGGCAACTGCCGTAAACCGACTAAAAGACAGCAAAGCAAAAAGCCGCGTTATTATTTTATTGACAGACGGTGTAAATAATGCCGGATTTATTGAGCCGGAAACAGCTGCTGATATTGCAAAACAATACGGAATCAAAGTGTATACAATTGGTTTAGGAACAAACGGAATGGCTGAATCGCCTTATGCATACGGACCAAATGGCGGTTTCTTATTCAAAATGCAAAAAGTAGAAATCGACGAACAATTAATGAAAAGTATTGCCCGAAAAACGGATGGAACGTATTTTAGAGCAACAAGCAATGACCGTTTAGCTCAGATTTACAACTCGATCAATAAATTAGAAACAACAGAAATCCAGGAATTAAAATTCTACGATTATGACGAAAAATACCGAATTTTCGTTGCATTGGCAGTCTTTTTATTATTGCTGGAAGTTGGTTTAAGAAATACAGTTTATAGAAGCTTTATTTAA
- a CDS encoding VWA domain-containing protein: MELDEKKYLYLLFLLPIVVCIFLFNVYWKRKKQREFGDLEMVKKLSPESSVFKPVLKLSIILLALACLIIGLVNPKIGTKMETVKREGIDIVFAVDVSKSMLAEDVAPSRLEKSKQIVSQIINQLGSDRIGIVAYAGSAFPVLPITSDYSVAKMFLQSMSPDMVSSQGTSLDEAIRLSATYFDEKSKTSKLLILISDGEDHSEGATAAAEEANKIGMKIITIGIGTEKGGTIPLKENGIVRNHQRDQNGEIVITKLNQEGLKTIAKATKGGYVYGGNTKEVLDYIKNALNNIQKTEFEATQMAEFQSQFQWFLGFAFLLLFLDIFLLERKTNWIKELNLFNEKK; this comes from the coding sequence ATGGAATTAGACGAAAAAAAATATTTATACCTTTTATTCTTGCTGCCAATAGTGGTATGTATTTTCCTTTTCAATGTGTATTGGAAACGAAAAAAACAACGCGAATTTGGTGATTTGGAAATGGTCAAAAAACTGAGCCCAGAAAGTTCCGTTTTTAAGCCTGTTTTAAAATTATCAATTATACTTCTAGCGCTTGCTTGTTTGATTATCGGACTTGTAAATCCGAAGATTGGAACAAAAATGGAAACCGTAAAACGTGAAGGTATTGATATTGTTTTTGCTGTCGATGTTTCTAAAAGTATGCTTGCTGAAGACGTTGCACCAAGCCGTTTAGAGAAAAGCAAACAAATTGTTTCGCAAATCATCAATCAATTAGGAAGCGACAGAATTGGAATTGTCGCCTACGCAGGAAGCGCTTTCCCAGTTTTGCCAATTACTTCTGATTACAGCGTTGCAAAAATGTTCTTGCAAAGCATGAGTCCAGACATGGTTTCATCTCAGGGAACTTCGCTTGATGAAGCAATCCGATTATCAGCAACTTATTTTGATGAAAAAAGCAAAACAAGCAAATTGCTTATCTTGATTTCTGATGGAGAAGATCACTCTGAAGGCGCAACAGCCGCTGCCGAAGAAGCAAACAAAATTGGAATGAAAATCATCACAATTGGTATTGGAACTGAAAAAGGAGGCACTATTCCATTAAAAGAAAATGGCATCGTCAGAAATCATCAAAGAGATCAAAACGGAGAAATTGTCATCACAAAACTGAATCAGGAAGGTTTAAAAACGATTGCAAAAGCAACAAAAGGAGGTTATGTTTACGGTGGCAACACTAAAGAAGTTTTAGATTACATTAAAAATGCCTTGAACAATATTCAGAAAACAGAATTTGAAGCGACACAAATGGCCGAATTTCAATCGCAATTTCAATGGTTTCTTGGTTTTGCTTTTCTATTACTATTCTTAGATATTTTCCTTTTGGAAAGAAAAACAAATTGGATCAAAGAGTTGAATTTATTTAACGAAAAGAAATAA
- a CDS encoding tetratricopeptide repeat protein → MKNLLLYILLTFSLAVSAQEKDKTLPNGNEEYKQNKFVDAEANYRISQSKFPNKATASYNLGNTIYRQNQIAEAKFAFAKAIKNAKTRPEKHKAYHNLGNVFMKEKDYTQAVEAYKQALRNDPTDDETRYNYALAKQKLKENPPKNDNKDKNKDKDKDKDKDKNKDKDKDKDKNKDKDKDKNKKDDKGDPDKDKKDGKNDPKKDDKSDNNGQPKPQPGGISKERVQNLLDAVNNEEKKIQDKVNAQKVKGSPKKTEKDW, encoded by the coding sequence ATGAAAAATTTACTTCTTTATATTTTACTAACGTTTTCTTTAGCAGTTTCTGCTCAGGAAAAAGACAAAACATTGCCAAACGGGAACGAAGAATATAAACAGAATAAATTTGTTGATGCCGAAGCGAATTATAGAATTTCGCAATCAAAATTTCCAAACAAAGCGACCGCTTCATACAATCTCGGAAATACAATTTACAGACAAAATCAGATTGCAGAAGCCAAATTTGCTTTCGCGAAAGCGATAAAAAACGCCAAAACCCGACCTGAAAAGCATAAAGCTTATCACAATTTAGGGAATGTTTTCATGAAAGAGAAAGATTATACGCAAGCCGTAGAAGCCTACAAACAAGCATTGCGAAATGATCCAACCGATGATGAAACACGATACAATTATGCTTTGGCCAAACAAAAGCTAAAAGAAAATCCTCCTAAAAACGATAACAAAGACAAAAACAAGGACAAGGACAAGGACAAGGATAAGGATAAAAATAAAGACAAGGACAAAGACAAGGATAAAAATAAGGACAAGGACAAAGACAAAAATAAAAAAGACGACAAAGGCGACCCAGACAAGGATAAAAAAGATGGCAAAAACGATCCTAAAAAAGACGACAAGTCTGATAATAATGGACAGCCAAAACCACAACCTGGAGGAATATCTAAAGAACGCGTTCAAAATTTATTAGATGCCGTTAACAATGAAGAGAAAAAAATTCAAGACAAGGTAAACGCGCAAAAAGTAAAAGGAAGTCCGAAAAAAACAGAAAAAGACTGGTAG